One genomic segment of Paenibacillus durus includes these proteins:
- a CDS encoding MATE family efflux transporter translates to MSSNLLEMPSETRGQKAKIILALAVPAMIENFFQTVVGFVDTLFVSKLGLTEVAAVGVTNAILAVYIAVFMALGVGASSMIAKSVGAGDFDKAKAIVTQSTWAASAAGLFFGIVTFFFAETLLRAMGAEPNVVAEGVKYFRIVAVPSILISLMTVFGSILRAAGNTKTPMKIGLWINIFHIPLDYVLIFGILGFHGLGITGAAWATTMVRIAGTVLLYLHIRKTRLSFPITQGFIFNREFALPLLKLSTPAAIERLIMRFGQVLYFGLIVRISTETYAAHTIAGNIEVFSYMPGYGLAVAAATLVGQSLGANRQDDAYQFGKIATVIAVLFMSFVGVLLFFLSPAAAAWFTDETEVRGMVITALRIDAFAQPFLAIGLVLAGALQGAGDTKSPLYSTTIGMWLIRVIGVYVLGISMGLGIAGVWLSIAIDLFVRALFLMYRFNKKMV, encoded by the coding sequence GTGTCATCGAATCTGCTTGAGATGCCGAGTGAGACTCGGGGTCAGAAAGCCAAAATCATATTGGCTTTAGCTGTCCCTGCGATGATTGAGAATTTTTTTCAAACGGTCGTAGGATTTGTCGATACATTGTTTGTGTCTAAACTGGGATTGACAGAGGTCGCGGCCGTTGGTGTGACCAATGCGATCTTAGCTGTCTACATAGCTGTGTTTATGGCGTTAGGGGTTGGCGCCTCTTCCATGATCGCGAAAAGCGTGGGGGCAGGTGATTTTGACAAAGCTAAAGCTATCGTCACACAGTCAACATGGGCAGCCTCGGCGGCGGGATTATTTTTTGGAATAGTTACATTCTTCTTTGCCGAAACGTTATTGCGTGCCATGGGAGCGGAGCCGAATGTGGTAGCCGAAGGAGTGAAGTATTTCCGTATTGTCGCCGTACCCTCGATTCTGATTTCGTTAATGACGGTATTCGGCAGCATATTAAGGGCGGCGGGCAATACCAAGACCCCTATGAAGATCGGACTGTGGATTAACATCTTTCATATTCCTCTGGATTATGTACTCATTTTTGGGATTCTCGGGTTTCACGGGCTTGGCATTACAGGTGCGGCGTGGGCGACTACGATGGTGCGAATAGCGGGTACGGTTCTGCTGTATCTTCACATTCGGAAGACGAGATTATCTTTCCCGATAACCCAGGGGTTCATTTTCAATCGTGAATTTGCTCTACCTTTATTGAAATTATCTACACCCGCTGCTATTGAACGGCTTATCATGCGTTTTGGCCAGGTGCTGTACTTCGGCTTAATTGTCCGGATTAGCACCGAAACCTATGCCGCTCACACCATAGCAGGCAATATCGAGGTGTTCTCCTATATGCCCGGATATGGATTAGCGGTGGCGGCAGCAACGCTTGTAGGGCAAAGCTTAGGGGCGAATCGTCAAGATGACGCCTACCAATTTGGAAAAATAGCCACTGTGATCGCTGTCCTGTTCATGTCCTTCGTGGGTGTTCTGTTATTCTTCCTTTCCCCTGCCGCCGCAGCATGGTTTACAGACGAGACTGAGGTTCGCGGTATGGTCATTACAGCCCTGCGTATTGATGCCTTCGCCCAACCCTTCCTGGCGATCGGATTAGTGTTGGCAGGAGCACTACAGGGTGCGGGTGACACCAAAAGTCCATTGTACAGCACAACCATAGGTATGTGGCTCATTCGGGTTATAGGCGTTTATGTTCTGGGCATTTCGATGGGGCTTGGAATTGCGGGAGTGTGGCTGTCTATTGCAATAGACTTGTTTGTCAGGGCATTGTTCTTAATGTATCGTTTCAACAAGAAAATGGTCTGA
- a CDS encoding class I SAM-dependent methyltransferase gives MNNQWNRLIYKAWSPVYDIFFNSPPFRSARQKIFQKAKIKKGSSVLLVGVGTGADLSYLLSLNIKISAVDLSKEMLAQARKKDPSNEVDFLEMDAQRLSFPEGHFDAVIANLILSVVPDAGKCFSEMVRVTKRGGQIIIMDKFIPRSGKLPKPMVFLRPIIALMGTDIGRSFEQISASYQNHFNIQVDEGVMLGGMYRGILLQKGKVFHEGT, from the coding sequence ATGAACAATCAATGGAACAGGTTGATTTATAAGGCTTGGTCGCCCGTCTACGATATTTTCTTCAACTCGCCTCCATTCCGCTCTGCACGACAGAAAATTTTCCAAAAGGCAAAAATTAAGAAAGGAAGCAGCGTTCTGCTTGTGGGTGTTGGTACTGGTGCTGACCTTTCGTACCTTTTGAGCCTAAATATAAAGATTTCAGCTGTCGACCTTTCTAAGGAAATGCTTGCCCAGGCTCGGAAAAAGGATCCTTCGAATGAAGTTGACTTTCTTGAGATGGACGCACAACGGCTTTCATTTCCAGAAGGTCATTTCGATGCCGTTATTGCAAACTTAATATTATCGGTTGTTCCTGATGCCGGCAAATGCTTCAGCGAAATGGTTCGTGTAACAAAGCGCGGAGGCCAAATCATTATAATGGATAAATTTATACCCCGAAGTGGGAAGCTGCCGAAACCAATGGTTTTTCTCCGACCTATTATTGCGCTTATGGGTACAGACATTGGACGGAGTTTTGAACAAATTTCCGCCTCGTACCAGAATCATTTTAATATCCAAGTCGATGAAGGAGTTATGCTTGGCGGTATGTACAGAGGTATTTTACTGCAGAAAGGGAAGGTTTTTCATGAAGGAACATGA
- a CDS encoding ArsR/SmtB family transcription factor yields the protein MDHLDVTAKFIRGFADKTRLQILYSLIQEGKTVSQLIEEIGASQSRISQHLACLRDCGIVESRQEGKYVYYSVKNEDIISLLRMFDIALQPVKSLVSCCETVETLTCLSADNIESKKGSKLNEQSMEQVDL from the coding sequence ATGGATCACCTTGATGTTACAGCCAAATTTATTCGCGGGTTTGCGGATAAGACAAGATTGCAAATCCTATACTCTCTGATACAAGAGGGGAAGACAGTATCACAGCTCATCGAAGAGATCGGGGCCTCCCAGTCCAGAATATCTCAACACTTAGCCTGTTTACGTGATTGTGGAATCGTAGAGAGCAGGCAGGAAGGAAAGTATGTGTATTACTCTGTCAAGAATGAAGATATCATTAGCCTTCTCCGCATGTTCGATATAGCTTTGCAACCTGTAAAGTCCTTAGTTTCATGTTGTGAGACGGTAGAAACATTAACTTGCTTATCCGCAGACAACATAGAGAGTAAGAAAGGTAGCAAATTGAATGAACAATCAATGGAACAGGTTGATTTATAA
- a CDS encoding mannitol-1-phosphate 5-dehydrogenase gives MKAVHFGAGNIGRGFIGPVLSRSGYNVCFVGRNKRKIAELQKRGQYPVTLANENRDKFIVDNVTAINLNDTEKVAEAIADAELVTTAVGVSALKDIAGTIARGIELRLSQSGTPQPLHIIACENGIGGSQRLRKSVYRHLRPDVIKRADRIVAFPNTMVDRIVPVQKHADPLAVMVEPFSEWIVPRSGMIGDYNEIEGVRYVDSLDPYLERKLFTVNTGHCSAAYFGYLEGYTSLQEAMSDPVIRSRVYGVLQETGAMLVHLYGFDPAQHEKYIKKMMERFANRNFKDKVSRVARSPLRKLSPNERLVRPALKAHELGFETSHLVSAIASALLYENNDDPEAVSLQMAIRSSGIEKVVSDELGIPAEHPLHSRIVEEYFNTCVKYQHKAGLGFETLTDSLSPSAISDNP, from the coding sequence GTGAAAGCCGTACATTTTGGAGCTGGCAATATTGGCAGAGGGTTTATCGGCCCCGTCTTGTCTCGCTCCGGTTATAACGTTTGTTTTGTCGGACGCAATAAGAGAAAGATTGCCGAACTGCAAAAAAGGGGACAATATCCGGTCACCCTGGCCAACGAGAACCGGGACAAATTTATTGTGGATAATGTAACAGCCATTAATTTGAATGATACCGAGAAGGTAGCGGAAGCGATCGCCGATGCGGAACTCGTAACGACTGCCGTCGGAGTCTCCGCGCTGAAGGATATTGCGGGAACGATAGCCCGCGGTATCGAGCTGCGGCTGAGCCAAAGCGGCACACCCCAGCCCCTGCATATTATCGCCTGCGAGAATGGCATCGGGGGAAGCCAGCGGTTGAGAAAATCCGTATATCGGCATTTGCGGCCAGACGTGATCAAGCGAGCCGACCGCATTGTAGCGTTTCCGAATACGATGGTCGACCGCATTGTGCCCGTCCAGAAGCATGCCGACCCGCTGGCGGTCATGGTTGAACCTTTCAGCGAGTGGATTGTCCCTCGAAGCGGGATGATCGGCGATTATAACGAGATTGAAGGGGTCCGTTATGTCGATTCACTTGATCCCTATCTGGAACGGAAGCTGTTTACCGTTAACACGGGTCATTGCAGCGCCGCTTATTTCGGATATCTTGAAGGCTATACTTCACTTCAGGAAGCGATGTCTGATCCTGTTATCCGCTCCCGGGTATATGGCGTCCTGCAAGAAACGGGGGCGATGCTGGTACACTTATACGGATTCGACCCGGCGCAGCATGAGAAGTACATTAAGAAAATGATGGAACGCTTCGCAAACCGCAACTTCAAAGATAAAGTTTCGCGAGTGGCCAGATCTCCGCTCCGCAAGCTTTCCCCGAATGAACGGCTCGTACGGCCTGCGCTGAAGGCCCATGAGCTTGGATTCGAAACTTCTCATTTGGTCTCGGCTATTGCCTCCGCGCTGCTCTATGAGAATAATGATGATCCAGAGGCGGTAAGTCTTCAAATGGCTATTCGGAGTTCGGGTATTGAAAAGGTAGTGTCCGATGAATTGGGCATTCCGGCCGAACATCCGCTGCACAGCCGCATTGTGGAGGAATATTTCAACACCTGTGTAAAATACCAGCATAAGGCCGGCTTGGGCTTTGAGACGCTTACCGACTCCTTAAGCCCTTCGGCGATATCCGACAACCCGTAA
- a CDS encoding HAD family hydrolase → MIKGLIFDFDGTIIDTETAWYTAFQEAYKEHEVDLTLEQYSTCIGTSLNSFNPYEYLMTDLKLDIDKAEFRKAVRQRHSELMEVQAVRPGIQHYLDSAKAAGLKIGLATSSDRNWIDKYMDQLGIREYFDCICTADDVENVKPDPELYQKALSCLGLKPEEAVAIEDSPNGSKAAAAAGLDCVVIPNEITGFLKFETPHHRIESLSHLDFDHVLTRRCFQDMNLQV, encoded by the coding sequence TTGATCAAAGGACTCATATTCGATTTTGACGGAACGATTATCGATACGGAGACGGCTTGGTACACCGCATTTCAGGAAGCCTATAAGGAACATGAGGTCGATCTGACGCTCGAACAATATTCGACTTGCATCGGAACAAGCCTCAACAGCTTTAATCCTTATGAATACCTGATGACCGATTTGAAGCTTGATATTGACAAAGCTGAATTCAGAAAGGCTGTCCGGCAAAGGCACAGCGAGCTGATGGAAGTTCAAGCGGTACGCCCGGGCATTCAGCATTATCTGGATTCGGCCAAAGCAGCCGGACTGAAGATTGGGCTTGCCACCAGCTCAGATAGAAATTGGATTGACAAGTATATGGACCAGCTCGGCATCCGCGAATATTTCGATTGTATCTGTACTGCGGACGATGTCGAGAATGTAAAACCCGATCCGGAATTGTATCAGAAGGCACTGTCCTGTCTCGGTCTGAAACCAGAAGAGGCTGTGGCTATCGAGGATTCGCCGAACGGCTCCAAAGCTGCTGCTGCGGCCGGCCTTGATTGTGTCGTGATTCCGAACGAAATCACAGGTTTTCTTAAATTTGAAACTCCGCATCACAGAATAGAAAGTTTATCACACCTCGATTTCGACCATGTGCTTACCCGCCGCTGTTTCCAAGACATGAATCTCCAGGTTTAA
- a CDS encoding HXXEE domain-containing protein: protein MKTFYMIVWLLPVIFMLHDFEEVIMIRAWLQRNKSYIRARKGKPVPFNIQASTASFTVAVAIEFVILSVITILSYLLDNYVVWYGAFAGFTVHLVFHLYQWIRFKKYVPSALTSVVFLPVCCYFLYKSAVFLGYDALTLILSTLIFTVIIAVNIAVLHKLMVRFDRWLDQYKLTVN from the coding sequence ATGAAAACATTTTATATGATCGTCTGGCTGCTTCCGGTCATTTTTATGTTGCATGATTTTGAAGAAGTCATTATGATCAGAGCCTGGCTGCAAAGAAATAAGTCATACATTCGGGCCAGAAAGGGCAAACCGGTTCCTTTTAATATTCAGGCTTCAACGGCCTCATTTACAGTCGCGGTAGCCATTGAGTTCGTCATTTTATCCGTAATAACGATCCTTTCGTATTTGCTGGATAATTATGTTGTCTGGTATGGAGCTTTTGCAGGTTTTACCGTTCATTTAGTGTTTCATCTCTATCAATGGATTCGCTTTAAAAAATATGTTCCGTCCGCGTTGACCTCCGTTGTTTTTCTGCCGGTATGTTGCTATTTTCTATATAAATCCGCTGTCTTCCTAGGATATGACGCTTTAACTCTAATACTATCGACTTTAATTTTTACAGTCATTATTGCAGTGAATATAGCTGTTTTGCATAAGCTGATGGTTCGTTTTGACAGATGGCTTGATCAGTACAAACTAACCGTTAACTAA
- a CDS encoding TetR/AcrR family transcriptional regulator, with protein MPNEKINPIAEQSKTWLIEALLELMKHKTYSQITISEIAEKAQLARRTFYRNFKSKDEVLNGYVQKLCEEYIERLQAEPTLTVYNMAKVYFTFWEKHMDFLMRLENNDLLHLLLQKYNQYLPVIHRTVVPLTEPGPHTAMAKYIMAFSAGGFWNSLIQWIREERREAPEQMAQFVSMIINETILEKY; from the coding sequence ATGCCGAACGAGAAAATCAATCCCATTGCGGAGCAGTCCAAGACATGGCTTATCGAGGCGTTGCTGGAATTAATGAAACATAAAACATACAGTCAAATCACCATCTCCGAAATAGCGGAGAAAGCCCAACTGGCTAGACGTACCTTTTATCGCAATTTTAAATCCAAGGATGAAGTATTGAATGGATACGTACAAAAACTGTGCGAGGAATACATCGAACGATTGCAGGCGGAACCAACCTTAACCGTGTATAATATGGCCAAAGTTTATTTTACTTTCTGGGAGAAGCATATGGATTTTCTTATGAGGTTGGAGAACAATGATTTATTGCATTTGCTGCTGCAAAAATATAATCAATACCTCCCGGTGATTCACCGGACCGTGGTTCCCCTTACAGAACCTGGACCCCATACGGCTATGGCCAAATATATCATGGCCTTTTCCGCCGGCGGTTTTTGGAATAGCCTTATCCAGTGGATACGGGAGGAACGTCGCGAAGCACCTGAGCAAATGGCCCAATTCGTAAGCATGATCATCAATGAGACGATATTGGAGAAGTATTAA
- a CDS encoding HoxN/HupN/NixA family nickel/cobalt transporter: MRKISASNGYVYFLVVLALHVLGGAGFLTAAAREPKLWGLGLLAYTLGLRHAFDADHISAIDNTIRKLIERKRNPLGVGMFFSLGHSTVVFLMVLGIALSMNTFVLDNPKVREVGGLIGTLVSGFFLIFVGLINVFTLMKLWSRARGAANQTGGNSGLSHMHGPKGMFTRFLAPALRMISKSWHMYPLGFLFGLGFDTATEVSLLAISASTANESVSIIGILSLPLLFAAGMSLMDTVDGAIMTRAYRWAFISYKKKTAYNLIVTGVSVVSAFFIGSVQLVHLIEAKWPQHLQWINRLGIDHLGYALAGFLILIWIVSMIIWRGMRGRQAVDGCEL; this comes from the coding sequence ATGAGGAAAATTTCCGCCAGTAACGGCTACGTCTACTTTCTTGTTGTATTGGCGCTGCATGTGTTGGGGGGAGCCGGATTTCTCACGGCAGCGGCCCGCGAGCCGAAGCTGTGGGGTCTTGGCCTTTTGGCTTATACGCTCGGCCTGCGTCACGCTTTTGACGCCGATCATATTTCGGCCATTGACAATACGATCCGGAAGCTGATCGAACGGAAAAGAAACCCTTTAGGCGTGGGCATGTTTTTTTCCCTCGGGCACTCGACGGTTGTCTTCCTCATGGTGCTGGGGATCGCGCTCTCGATGAACACGTTTGTGCTCGATAATCCAAAAGTACGTGAAGTCGGCGGGCTGATCGGGACGCTGGTATCCGGCTTCTTCCTGATCTTTGTCGGACTGATTAATGTGTTCACACTTATGAAGCTATGGAGCAGAGCCCGGGGGGCGGCGAACCAAACAGGCGGGAATTCCGGATTGAGTCATATGCATGGACCCAAGGGGATGTTTACCCGATTTTTGGCTCCTGCCCTTCGGATGATCAGCAAAAGCTGGCATATGTATCCGCTCGGATTTCTGTTCGGGCTTGGCTTTGATACGGCGACGGAAGTGAGTTTGCTTGCTATATCGGCCAGCACTGCGAACGAATCGGTCTCGATTATCGGCATTTTGTCCCTGCCGCTGCTGTTTGCAGCCGGAATGAGCTTAATGGACACGGTCGACGGCGCGATTATGACAAGGGCCTACCGCTGGGCATTCATTTCCTACAAGAAAAAGACAGCCTATAACCTGATCGTTACCGGTGTCTCGGTTGTATCCGCGTTTTTTATCGGCTCCGTTCAGCTCGTTCATCTAATTGAAGCGAAATGGCCGCAGCATCTCCAGTGGATCAACAGGCTCGGTATCGATCACCTTGGCTACGCTCTGGCCGGATTTCTGATTTTGATCTGGATCGTCTCGATGATCATTTGGAGAGGGATGAGAGGCAGACAGGCCGTTGACGGATGTGAACTTTAG